One window from the genome of Corynebacterium sp. SCR221107 encodes:
- the odhI gene encoding oxoglutarate dehydrogenase inhibitor Odhl → MSDNTGAPDVQVETTSVFRADLLKEMENGAAASPASGSDVTPPAGAGMLIVKRGPNAGARFLLDRPTTTAGRHPESDIFLDDVTVSRRHAEFRLEDGTFSVVDVGSLNGTYVNREPRNSEVLSTGDEIQIGKFRLVFLAGPAA, encoded by the coding sequence ATGAGTGACAACACCGGAGCACCGGACGTACAGGTCGAGACAACGTCGGTTTTTCGTGCTGACTTGCTCAAAGAAATGGAAAACGGTGCTGCTGCTTCGCCAGCATCCGGAAGCGATGTCACCCCACCAGCGGGAGCTGGGATGCTCATCGTGAAGCGTGGCCCCAATGCCGGTGCCCGCTTCTTGCTCGATCGTCCAACGACTACGGCCGGTCGTCACCCCGAGAGTGATATCTTCTTGGATGACGTTACCGTTTCTCGTCGCCATGCAGAGTTCCGCCTCGAAGACGGCACCTTTAGTGTTGTTGACGTCGGAAGCCTCAACGGCACGTACGTCAACCGTGAGCCGCGTAACTCCGAGGTTTTGTCCACCGGTGATGAGATCCAAATCGGTAAGTTCCGTTTGGTGTTCCTCGCAGGACCTGCCGCCTAG